ATGATGTTTTTATGCAGCCCTTGGTACTAGTAGTAGCTACTCTTTAGGCATTGGGTCATATTTGTGCAAGTTTTCATGGTTTATCTTTTCTATGTTATGAAATTCAGCGGTTACCCTCTTAGATATTCTTTCCCTCTTTCATCCATTATTTGTATGAAATGTTTGAGGTTCAGATGAAGTATTGGACCTTAGTTTTGCTCTTTCTATATGTTGAAATCTTATTATCATCATGATGTTGTAGCTATATCTTATGTAATTTATCCTTCTTATCTATCTTGATAATAGGAAAAGAATTGCAGAAAAGGGAGGTTTAGCCCATCTAAATTGAAAGGAAAACGTGTGATTGAATTAGGGGCAGGTTGTGGTTTAGCTGGGCTTGGTAAGTTTCTTGCACCAGAATCAAAATATTACCAAGTATGAGAAATAGCTGAATTTGTCTACATCTTTATGTTTTTTTAACTTCAGAAAGTAATATCTTTTTGCTACTTGCTCTTTAGGAATGGCCCTACTAGGATGTGATGTAATTACGACAGACCAAGTTGAGGTTCTGCCGTTGCTTATGAGAAATGTGGAGCGTAATACTTCTTGGATTTTGCAGGCAAATTCAGATTCAGGTTCCCCCCCTTCTTTCTTAGATTATTCTCATGTAGGATAAATGCCAATTGCTCCTCTTTGGAATAAAATGGACTAAAATCATGAGACAAAAAAGAAAGTTTGGTTCTTCTTCCAAAATTACCAAATGAGTGCATTTTAGTATTCAGCAAATCTAGATATGATTCTGTTACTTGTTTATGTTTGAGTGAATTTCAAAAGGTGCAATCATGGCCTAAGCTTTTAGCACCACATTCACTAAAGCCACGTGTGCAGCAAATCTAACTCATTTTCTGATATTCTGATGATCCGAATCCCTCAATTTCTGATGATTCTCTTCATAATAGTGGTTGACTTTTCTTATGTAGCCAATCATTTTATGCAGCTCCTTTTGGCTCAATTTCGGTTGCGGAGCTGGACTGGGGAAATAAAGAGCACATTAAATCTGTTGGACCTCCATTTGATTACATTATTGGCACTGATGTTGTAAGTTCTCTGAttctatatttttcatttattcGTAATACTTTTCTTATGTTGAAAATCAGACACCTTGACTTCATTTAGAGTAAAATATTGGTAGTCAATTTTAATGCTATTAGCTTCAGAAACAACCAGCTAAGCATTATACCCTTCAATGTAAAATTTCGATTTCATCCTTTCGGGTCTAACATAACTAAGATAGTACTCATGACGTTTTTTGGTTGAAGGTTTATTCAGAGCATTTACTGGAACCACTAATGCAGACAATTTTGGCATTATCGGGACCTAGAACATCAATACTGGTATTTGCAAATTTAAACCTTTTACCTTTTTGTTGCAAGGATTCAAATGGTCTGATGACATAACTATACTGACCATCTCGTAACCAGTTAGGTTATGAGATCCGTTCCACCACACTCCAAGAACAAATGATGCAGATAGTGGAACAATCTAATCTGATAGTGAAGAGCTATCCCGAAATCAAAGGTGTTACATCaagctttataaaattattaccTGATGCTTTCAAAGAATTACTATAAATTAG
This DNA window, taken from Ananas comosus cultivar F153 linkage group 5, ASM154086v1, whole genome shotgun sequence, encodes the following:
- the LOC109710446 gene encoding protein N-lysine methyltransferase METTL21A-like isoform X3, with the protein product MDDDRLNSPSSSAVTLEVLGHRLHIAQDPNSKHLGTTVWDASMVFVKYLEKNCRKGRFSPSKLKGKRVIELGAGCGLAGLGMALLGCDVITTDQVEVLPLLMRNVERNTSWILQANSDSAPFGSISVAELDWGNKEHIKSVGPPFDYIIGTDVSIYWNH
- the LOC109710446 gene encoding protein N-lysine methyltransferase METTL21A-like isoform X2 codes for the protein MDDDRLNSPSSSAVTLEVLGHRLHIAQDPNSKHLGTTVWDASMVFVKYLEKNCRKGRFSPSKLKGKRVIELGAGCGLAGLGMALLGCDVITTDQVEVLPLLMRNVERNTSWILQANSDSANHFMQLLLAQFRLRSWTGEIKSTLNLLDLHLITLLALMLFIQSIYWNH
- the LOC109710446 gene encoding protein N-lysine methyltransferase METTL21A-like isoform X1 codes for the protein MDDDRLNSPSSSAVTLEVLGHRLHIAQDPNSKHLGTTVWDASMVFVKYLEKNCRKGRFSPSKLKGKRVIELGAGCGLAGLGMALLGCDVITTDQVEVLPLLMRNVERNTSWILQANSDSANHFMQLLLAQFRLRSWTGEIKSTLNLLDLHLITLLALMLAFTGTTNADNFGIIGT